Below is a genomic region from Eupeodes corollae chromosome 1, idEupCoro1.1, whole genome shotgun sequence.
ATAATTTTTTCGTTTAACTGGATTTAccggaaagtaatttttcccataggaatgcgttgttttcccgaggtcaaaagtaactcatgttctttcttaattctcaaactatctccttaccaaatttcattaaaatctgtTCACTAGTCTTGACGTAAAAGCCTGAATTTTTCCATGGGAATGCGTCATTTTCCTACGGTAAAAAGTAGCCTATGTCCTTGCTCGGGTATTAAAATATCTCCATgccaaatttcatgcaaattggtttagtagtttaggcgtgattgagtaacagacagacagagttacttttgcatttataatattagtatggatTGATATCTTATCAGGAGTAGTCTTAAATTAAGTCTTCAGAACCCAGGCATATATGTACAACATGCTCTGAATATCCCCTAAGAAAATCTTGTTTTGATTTTCACTATTTGACAATTGTTATTTTCGTCTACAGATACGGACACaagaaataagattttaaacttaaattaaaatcgaaaaaactaaTTGTAATCAAACTTTCAATTataaatgttaagtttttttctctttcaaCGGTAAAATACGAGTACTTGTGTTTAGCTTTTAACAggtctttgttgttgttgttgtcccGCCTTCTAGGTTTGGCGGTTTTTTAAACGCCATCTGTTGtttatttgattcaaaaagTTTGTATGTCAAAGAAACTAAATAAATCTGTGGTtatgaaattatataaaagaaacaacACACAATCACACATTTATTTTTGGGCAACGCGcttatttgaatttcattccAGCTGTAGATTAGTATATCGCTTAATATCCATCAAGCACTGTTCCTTTGTCTGTAAACAAATTGTTCTATCAAATGAGTAATGTTTGCCGCAAGTGAACATTATCATCCGTTAATTATTCGTAAACCACTCTCCTTACTTTCAGATTAATGGAAACATAGCGAAATGAATTCTTAATGACACATATTCTTTATatcaataacaaataaaaatcaatttccaatCAGATTTGTATGGAAATGCAAATTTACCAATGAAACCTAAATAAGTTTactattgacatttttatctaTAACCTGAAACGACTTTCTacgtcaaaatgtcaaaaaatattgtcattttCGAACGTGCCCTTTTTGCTTAtcatatgtttttgacatttacaacATCGCATTGCAAATAATCTGGAGTTCACTTATCTCCTTCTTgttctttattaattaaaaatctttcatttttttatcaCTTCAAAATtctcattaatttaaaaactaaatcaaatgGCAGAAAGTATGTCGACTGACTACAACAGCACTCGACACGATGAAATCAAATTGGAGCCCGAACGAAATCAGGAACAAGAAAATAGTTTGCAATATTCTCGCTGCAGTAGCGCTGGAAGTACCCACACCCCAAATTCCTCTGCAAACAACACAGGTATGATatgatttgcattttaaaacattcaactCCCCCTCTTAAACACTTTGATGGTCTTCGCAGATGATGAAGATGACAGTGATACAAATCGCAGTGCAACGCTAAGCTACAAAGAACGTCGTCGCGAAGCACACACTCAAGCCGAGCAGAAACGTCGTGACGCCATTAAGAAGGGCTACGATAGTTTACAAGAGCTAGTACCTACTTGCCAGCCAAATGATTCATCGGGTTATAAATTGAGTAAAGCGCTGATTCTGCAAAAGTCAATAGACTACATTGGTTACTTGAACcaacagaagaaaaaacaagaagacGAAAGTGCAGCTTTGCACAAAGAAGTTATGGCGCTGCGTATAATTCAGAACAGCTACGAACACATGCTGCAACATCAGCAGTCGAATCCTGGTCCGGCTGAGGCTCGTCTCACCGATGAAGCTAAATTTCAAGTGGTATGTAATTTACACTTAGTTCATTATTCGCATTATCTAGATGATCTTTTGCGTAGTTGTTTaagtattcttttttgtttgtattttgataCTAAACACCTCAGGCATTTTATTATTCATATCGTAAAAACTTAAGATACAAATAGCTCATTAgcattacaaaaagaaatatatactGAAAAACAAGCGAGCGTTACTACTTGGGTACAACCGCTACTAAAATTTGCAAGAACAAAAGAGTAAGTTTTAAAATCGGAGTCAACGGTTCTGCTAAATCGCTTACAAATCAATGCAAAGTTTTTCTCTCTAATCTGTGTTTTTCATACGCTAaccccttattttttttttaaatcttagacTGAGATATACGGTTTATCTCACCctacagtggaacaaatctttacatcgttttggagaaagtaatattattgcacttgatatttcaaaggcatttgatagagttatATGCGTGCTTTTTGTTGTTGATCAatatcttctttgttgggttataaattacctttcggaccgttcaattcaagtagtattggacgggttcaaatttgatattcacaaaataaacgctggtatgccccagggctccgtcttatctccgacacttttccttatttttatctattgtctgaaacttctaacccacttaattgtttcgctgatgacagtaccctccgcttttcatattcgtttttaaattctcatccttgttcttcggatgtggactaccaaaagcagcgtatgataagctcattaaattctgatcttgttcaatggggaatcaaaaaccgtgaagaatttaatgcttcgaaaactcaatgctgtctactgtcgcaaaagcgtaacccacccccaatgccactatccatgagtggtacttgcatcgaggagactgaacagctatcagtcctaaatatgtgcattacaaaccacttgctGTGGAGTAATCACATatttgcaagaagttttttttcccCTTCTattctggctataatttataaagcctatattcgttgaaaacttgagtacaattcccatacttgggcaggtgctcccataacccacttgagtcttcTGTACAGAATTCAGAAGAGTGCTTTAAAAAAAGcacgttgtctaactgaaacttttgcaccTCTTGATCACCGTCTTAAGGTTttatgtctctcattattttatcgctactttcataaacagtgccataaaaaaatcattcgcaCTATTGAAAGTCTTCTGCAGATGTTCTTGTGATTAGATTCGAAAATGGTACATACAACCGAATGAGAAGTATAAGAAAATCTGGTAAGAAAGGTGATCTTAATGCAGTTGAAAACTACGGAGGCATATCCTTCATAAATGTCATTGCGAAGATGTTTTGTGGTGTTCTCATTAACAGGCTTGAAAATTGGGTGGATGTAAACAACATTCTTACAGAGGTTCAAGCCTGCTTTAGAAAGAACTATTCGACAGTTGgccaaatatttactttaacttCAAAAGTAAAAGCATTTCAAGGAATAAACAAAAGAGTATAGGTACACGTTGTTTGTCGATttgaaagctgcatttgatttAGTGAAtcgaaatgctttattttttaaactatcccAATTTGGAGTGTAAACAAAATGTATCCAAATAACCCGTTGTTTGTATACACAAATACTGAATTTGCAGTCTGGGATGGCAAAACATATTCGTTACATGAAAGCATCCTTCCCACATATATCAATTGCAACCAATGGaacaatgattttgaaaaattggaagGAATACTTCTAATGTGGTTGTTGTGGGTGACATTAATGCAAGAACTGGAAGCAAAGCTGGAAATGAAAACAGTGTACTTTGAATTGAGAGAAAATCGAAGGATTTTGTCTGTAATGCAAAAGGCTTAAAGCTTATTGACCTGATGAATTCGTACGggttaagaatacaaaatggtaCAAGCTTGTCAGATATGGAAGGTAAATTAACTTTTGTGAGTGGTCAGGGAAGCTCTGTGATAGACTATAGTCTTGTAGGCAGCGAATGAATTGAGCACATGATTGACATGAAAATAGAAACTGTACCGTATTTAGACCACTTTCCAATGATCATAACGTTCGGACTGATTTCCAGAGAAGCTCAAGAATCCAAGGTTATAAATACCCTACCGTAACTGAAAAACGAGATGAAATTCCAAGCAAAGCTTGATACATCACTGCTGAGTCAAAGAAAATGTGATCTATCCAAGCTGGACAAAATTATCAAGGAGTCGTATCCAACTGTAGCTGCCAATAGAAGGGCCCGGGAAAACTTCAAAGACATAGATGTAGACTGTAAAAAGGCACGAGAATTATCGTTTAGCTGGCTTAGAGCATACATATGTTGGAATGATGGCtactttaaaaatcaatatttgttggcTAATAGATCTTTTAAGGCAATATGTAAACTAAAAGGCAGCATTTTTCGAAGCTGAATCCAAGAGATTAGTATAAAAGTGGAAAGGAGTTTTAGAACCTGGCAAAGCAACTGATcggaaaaaagttttcaatctaTTTTAGTCTAGATTCAGATCAGCTGGAAGATCACTTTCGGAGTTTGTTGAATCCAACAGAAGGAAAACTTGTCTTTCAATACGCTACTccgggttttaaaaataaaacgctTGATGCTGCAATAAAACACCAAGAAGTGATTTCAGCTGCAATGGAACTTAAAGATGTGAAAGCGTGTGGACCGAATGGCATACCAgcagaattttataagtatggcACCGCAGAGCTAATCAACCGACTGACAACTATATATAACAATGTCATGGAAACAGGAATGATACCACTAGAATTCAAGGAGTCCATCATTTTCCCGATTCACAGGAAAGGGAGCTTGGCCAAGGTGTctaattatagaggaatatcctTTCTAAATACTTCGTATAAAATATTCACGCTGGTTTTGCAAAAACGATTAAATAAATGGATAGAACACAACAAGCTCTTAAAGAAGTTTCAAGCAGGCTTTAAGACAGGTTATTCGAAGGTTGACCACATTACCTTAAAAGTATCGCAGAAACATTCCTCAGTAAGGACAAGAAGCTATATACGTTTTTAGTTGATTTAAAatctgcatttgatatgatcgaGAGACATGCTCTTATCTAAAAGCTGTATAGCAACGGAATGTCATGAAGTATGAAAGAGTTATTCTATATGCAGATACAATTGCTAAGAAATGGAATGGAGAAGAGTTGTCGAGAGGATTTAAAACACACTCgggagtcagacaaggctgtaCATAGCAAGCACTttgtagaaaaatcaaaaactttattaagcTTAATTAATGttacttgaaagaatattttCGATGCAGTCGTGAAATCCTCGGTTTGTTATGCGGCACAAACATGGGGTATGCAAAAACACGAGggaattgaaaagtttcaaagaaatttcttacaaaaaatattcaatattccctTAACCGCATCAAACTATTCAAATTATTTGGAAACAGGCCTGCCAAAACTTTTTACTAAAGTCTAAAGTGTTTGGTCTACAGGAAACTCGGTTATGTGAAATAATGATGCTCTATGAAATTTGGAATAAGTACTGGTGG
It encodes:
- the LOC129939706 gene encoding max-like protein X, giving the protein MAESMSTDYNSTRHDEIKLEPERNQEQENSLQYSRCSSAGSTHTPNSSANNTDDEDDSDTNRSATLSYKERRREAHTQAEQKRRDAIKKGYDSLQELVPTCQPNDSSGYKLSKALILQKSIDYIGYLNQQKKKQEDESAALHKEVMALRIIQNSYEHMLQHQQSNPGPAEARLTDEAKFQVFQSIMDEMFETFQNIPMDNFEQLTTGVIPWLEEHCKPHILRNILSQTIQNMSRNQEVHMDQDGTIS